The DNA region gAGAGGAAGGAAGGTATGTTCATCCAGCAGGTTCCACAACGCAGCGGGTGATACATGCGCGTGGTGGCATACATATGTCCCTCCTGACGCTGGCCAAAAAGGGACGCAACAGTGCCCTCTCTTCCTGGCACAGTGACTCAAAATGGTACCCTACTCTCCGTacgcgtaatttttttactttttgttttgttttccctcccgtgaaagagaaaaggataaaactTTCAGGTGCGTCGTATTAAACGCAGAGTAGTTCCCCTACCGATTGGGggtcgggaaaaaaaaaaaaaaaaaggaattaaaaaaaaacgctacAAAAGGGTATGACCCAAACTTCTGTGCACAACCGTATTCATCCGCTTTGCATACGACGTACGggctttcaaaaaaatttgcttatACATGTGCCATGCGTATGGAGAAAAGGCGCAGCGCTGAAAACGGTGCGTTCTTGTAGCCATCCAgcggggggaaataaaaaaaaaaaaaatggcgagtCGCAATTCGCGCGAAAAGAGAATTAGGGATATGAACGAACTGAACGTGTAAAGAGCGGCGAGCAATTGTTTGGCCGAGTACCCTTCGGAAGAGCGTACTTACATAACCAAGCGGAGTCGAGTCAGCAGAGTCAGCGGAGTGACGCATTATTATAATGACTCCACCACCCCTGCCCTGTTTGCTTCACCCCATTTGAGCGAAGTTCCCCCAAGCAGCGAAAAAGCGTATTGGCAAAACTTaaccaagaaaaaaaagaaaaaaaaaaaaaaaaacatagcaTTTCCCGGcgaagcaaaacaaaacaaagcaaaacagattgcaataattttccttttatgaaACACCGAAGCAGCAACGCAAGCGGCTGAGCGTTCGAGCAACTCCCTGgcaacatttttgtgaaacatGCATTTCCTGCTGGAGCAAAACAGGAAAATGCAAACAGATACAAAATATCTTTAAAGAGGCAAATACAAGAATTGCGAATGTTTGTGTAACTTTGGAGGCAGGGAAGTCAGGACAGCACCcccttatcatttttatttttttttttgctacaaagcgcgtgtttttttttttttttcatttgccaCGAAATGTATGCATACGCAAGTACCATGACGAGTGATACACGTTAGAGGAAAGCATGGACACGCATCagagcgaagaaaaaaaaaaaaaaaaaaaaaagaaatcgcACAGAAGTTTATAACAACCTGAGTGGAgcaaatatatgtatgtatatatatgtatgcctCACTCCGCATGGTTACCCCCCGCGTGAGTTACGTGGACGATACAAGACCGAGATTGACCTACCAGTTTGATGAGATGgttccccccgtttggcttTAATCtggtcttccccctcctcacCTTACCGCATCTCCCCCcgttcatttctttttcccatttttaccctCATTGCAAATAATCACTTCCTTGCTCCTCCCCTCACGCATGCCAGCCCCCGAATGGTAACCCACACCACCCCCCTCCCGCAAAATGGATAAGCATGCGCTGAAGAGAAGAAACAGACTGCTTAAAAAGAATGAAGCGCGGATGAACCTCCTGCTGGGGAAGTCGGAAGGGGGCGATGTAGAGAAGGACGCGGAGGGCAAGCAGAAAGCGGCCGAGTTGAAGCCAAAGCGGAACGAAGCAAATGAAGCAAATCAAGCGGAGCGATACAATGAAGGGCCGAAGAAGCAACCCCCCGCGGGGAAAGACGCCCCTTCGGAGATAGACCAAATGGCAGCACCGAGCAGTTCCCCGGGGCAGGCCAGCACCGTCGAACCGGATCAACACACGGATGACAATTCcaaccaaaagggggacccCACGAATGGACATGACCAAACTGGGGAGGGAAAACCAGCAGAGGGGAAGGACCCCActgaggaggagaagctaaAGTCGGACGCAGAAGTaacccaaaagggggggcaaaagGGCGAAGTAAAAAAccgagcaaaaaaaaaacgaataagcAGCCACGCAGGCGATAAATCTATTAACGACCGAGAGGACTACACCAATGCGGATGATGCCAATAACCGCAGCgaaagcagcagcagcaaatcagaggaggagaaggttAAAGAGGAAGCCCCAGCTGCAACCCCTCAATTTAAGGTGTCCATCCGGAGACTAGCCGAATTTGTATCTCTCCTATTTCTCGCCACAATTATAAGCATCGTGAAAGTAAAATATTGTGATTACAATCCTCTGCCGATGAGCATAGAGCCCAtgcggaagaaaaagaaaatgcaccGTTTGATCAGCTCcaagtttgttttttttttcctctcccttttctacAACATAGCATTTTCGCTAATTGATGTGTATacccattttgtaaaaaacaaCATGAGTCAGAAGGAGGTCTGGAAGTACGTGCAGAACCTACGGGAAAAGCTGACTAGCCAATCTGAATCCCTCTTGTTTCTCCTCAACAACGGCTCGAcggttgcttttttttttgtgagtcTCGTAAAAACGTACTTGCTGCTCATGTTTTTAACTCATTTGTTTGATGACATTTTGTACAACTACACCGTCCGCAAGGCTTGGGCGAGCGCGCCCCTCCCCGCGGTGTAGCCCGGCGCGGTGGAGTTGCCGCCTACGCGTTAGAGTTACGTCTGTCTTTGCTAAGCGGCCTTGCGAAGCTGCCCATTTGACCATCTTCCATTTGTTACCTGCCATTTGGTATCTGCCATCGGCCATCCATCAGCTACCGCCCATCTGCTACCATGAGCGACCATCTACCGCCTTCCACCCACCTTCTGCGCACCCTCGCCCGCGCCGCCACACGGAGGGAAGCCATTTCTTTTCCGCCCACCATGTGTCAACGCATCCCCAGTTCAACCAAATGGCCACACATTTATCATGAAGTGAAGTGTTTTGCGAAAGTCTTCCCCCTATTCTGCATCccacttttaaaatattttaaaacgcAAAAATGCTCCCTAATTCCCCCTCATTtgtctttaaatttttttttttcctttttttttttttttttcttcttccaacTTGTTAGCCAAAAATTATgcccataaaaaaaagtatgaactgttcaggtaaaaatgcGCCATTGGGGGTCACccgaaaaatggaaaaaacataacaaaatgtagcaaagtggagcaaaataaaacaaccGGTTggagtttccccccaaatgggtaaaCCCCGCGCAGCCATACGAGCAGGCGTGGGGGGGCTACAAATGTTATCAACGTGTAGGGGCGTAGGTGGGGAAGAAACGgaacaaaaatgcacaaaacaatggggaaaaaaaaatagcacgCGCGGTAGGCGATTAACTacgcacaggggggaggaCACACAGCCGCTAACGGGGCATAGCAGCTGACGGGACACAGCCGCTGACGCGATAGAGCCGCTAGCGCGACATAGACGCTGCTGCCCAACGCTGCCGCTTCACGCTTCATGCTACACGGGGCGGGgctccttccccttcaccTCGTGGAACTTGTGCGCAATGGCCTCGTGGTAGACGTAGGCCTTGCTGCGCCGGTACTTCTCGAACACGTCATGCTCGCCCGGGTCTGGCATGCCGGCGGAGTAAAAATCAAAGCTGGATGTCCCCGGGTTGCCCTCCTCATTCCAATTTTGCGCATTTTCGATGGCTATTTGGCTAAAGTtgacatttttgctttttttatttttcctaagCTTATCATCACTATCGTTTAGCAGCTCGATCATGGAGTTGTCAAAAAGCTCGACAGATGAGAAGGTGGTGTTCGTGTCACTGGAGTAGTTTCTTTCTACTTTCTCTTTCCTGCCCAAGCTCTTCAGCGCCTTATAATTTTCGTAGGCCTTCATCCTTTCGCTCGAATCGGATGCATCGCTACTTTCGCCACTTGCTCCTCCTTCATCCTTCATGATGTTCCCCAGCTCTTCGTAAAACTCGTTTATCTTTTCACTCAGTTGCTGGGACGTGTTTGTGGACGGCGGCGTTTGATACGTATATGAGATGTCTATGGGCGTGTACGGGACGAGTGGAATTtgcagcttcttccccttcttcgaTATAAACTTCAATAGAGTTGCTAAAAAACCTACTGAAATGCTTTCCGggtttttacttttgctgttttctcccccccatgggtgGTTAAAGTagctcttcctcccctcaTCCGGAAAGAAATCTCTCTTTTTGTATCTGTCAAATGGCTTGTTAACCTTTGGGAAGTCATTTGATGGGAGgagaggtggaggaggagggggaggaaggagaagagagGGAGGGGGCGGGGGAATATTCCTTCCGTTGAAGTAGCCGCTATGTCCATACTTTCCCCTCTCAAAATCGGTGGTGTATCTTTGCGTGTAGCTATCCGTATAGCCCTGCTCACTATGGGGGGCGCCCCCCATCCCCCCGTTTGGGTTGGTGGTGGACTGGTCTGGCATTCCCTGGTGGTATGAATCAATGTGGGTGCCACCCCCTCCCCAAGCAGCGCCATTCTCATTGCCGCTACCATTCCCATTGGCACTCTCATTGTGAAACACACTTAGCAGCAACTTCGTCTCATTAACATTTGTGATGAGCAACTCCCTCCAAGAGTGCACCATCTGCAAAAGGATATTTATAGCCCCGTGGTCCTTGTAGTAAGCGCAAGTGTACCCATCCTGGATAATCGAATGGACGTACACTTTAAAGTCTTCCAGCTCTTTCCTCCTCCCATTCAGCATGAGCCATTTCAGGAGCTCATTGTAGGAGCATATCAAATTTAGCTTGTTCCTAAAGGAGACACACTTCAAAATCCTTTGGTAAAATTGGACCGCTATAGACTGACTCAGATTGGAAGTAGCACACTTTTTCAACACCCACTCGTTTATAACCTGCCTGCTATCTTTCCTCAATTCCTCACATTGCTTGAGTAGATCCTGTAGGTGTCTTTCGTCCTCTTCGTTCATCGTCTGAGGTTCACCAGGAGAGGTGCCATCCGTTTGGTCCTGTGCGGTGGTAGCACCCCCACCGTAATTACGGGTGTAACTGTACAGCCCGCTACTCCTTCCCTCCTCATAGGTATTCTTCTTCCACCCCCCATAGGGGTTGCTATCCTTTGGGGGGTAACTCCCCCCGATTGGGTTATTTTGGCTCTGCGAAAAGGTTTTGCTGCCTCCCCAGTTGCCCTGGTCCCTCCCGGGCCGCTCGTCGCCGC from Plasmodium vivax chromosome 4, whole genome shotgun sequence includes:
- a CDS encoding hypothetical protein, conserved (encoded by transcript PVX_002760A), which encodes MDKHALKRRNRLLKKNEARMNLLLGKSEGGDVEKDAEGKQKAAELKPKRNEANEANQAERYNEGPKKQPPAGKDAPSEIDQMAAPSSSPGQASTVEPDQHTDDNSNQKGDPTNGHDQTGEGKPAEGKDPTEEEKLKSDAEVTQKGGQKGEVKNRAKKKRISSHAGDKSINDREDYTNADDANNRSESSSSKSEEEKVKEEAPAATPQFKVSIRRLAEFVSLLFLATIISIVKVKYCDYNPLPMSIEPMRKKKKMHRLISSKFVFFFLSLFYNIAFSLIDVYTHFVKNNMSQKEVWKYVQNLREKLTSQSESLLFLLNNGSTVAFFFVSLVKTYLLLMFLTHLFDDILYNYTVRKAWASAPLPAV
- a CDS encoding hypothetical protein, conserved (encoded by transcript PVX_002765A), with amino-acid sequence MSPRSRTHSGNRSRNANEERAGRGGRRRYGDGSSSGGSARSGRSGRSGRSTSRSGYSHSGSGSRSRSRPRGSGDERPGRDQGNWGGSKTFSQSQNNPIGGSYPPKDSNPYGGWKKNTYEEGRSSGLYSYTRNYGGGATTAQDQTDGTSPGEPQTMNEEDERHLQDLLKQCEELRKDSRQVINEWVLKKCATSNLSQSIAVQFYQRILKCVSFRNKLNLICSYNELLKWLMLNGRRKELEDFKVYVHSIIQDGYTCAYYKDHGAINILLQMVHSWRELLITNVNETKLLLSVFHNESANGNGSGNENGAAWGGGGTHIDSYHQGMPDQSTTNPNGGMGGAPHSEQGYTDSYTQRYTTDFERGKYGHSGYFNGRNIPPPPPSLLLPPPPPPPLLPSNDFPKVNKPFDRYKKRDFFPDEGRKSYFNHPWGGENSKSKNPESISVGFLATLLKFISKKGKKLQIPLVPYTPIDISYTYQTPPSTNTSQQLSEKINEFYEELGNIMKDEGGASGESSDASDSSERMKAYENYKALKSLGRKEKVERNYSSDTNTTFSSVELFDNSMIELLNDSDDKLRKNKKSKNVNFSQIAIENAQNWNEEGNPGTSSFDFYSAGMPDPGEHDVFEKYRRSKAYVYHEAIAHKFHEVKGKEPRPV